One window from the genome of Candidatus Binataceae bacterium encodes:
- a CDS encoding P-II family nitrogen regulator translates to MKKVEAIIKPFKLDEVKEALSSIGVQGLTVSEVKGFGRQKGHTELYRGAEYVVDFLPKVKLEIIVSDELTAQVVETIERAARTGRIGDGKIFVMPMEEVVRIRTGERGAAAL, encoded by the coding sequence ATGAAGAAGGTCGAGGCGATCATCAAGCCGTTCAAACTCGACGAGGTCAAGGAAGCTCTGTCGAGCATCGGGGTGCAGGGGCTGACGGTCAGCGAAGTGAAGGGCTTCGGTCGCCAGAAGGGCCATACGGAGCTCTACCGCGGGGCGGAATATGTGGTCGATTTTCTGCCCAAAGTGAAGTTGGAAATAATTGTGTCAGACGAATTGACGGCGCAGGTGGTCGAGACGATCGAGCGCGCGGCGCGCACCGGCCGGATCGGCGACGGCAAGATCTTCGTTATGCCGATGGAAGAGGTGGTGCGGATCCGCACCGGAGAGCGCGGCGCGGCGGCGCTGTAG
- a CDS encoding glycine--tRNA ligase, with protein MEKLVNLCKRRGIVFPASDIYGGLGSTWDYGPLGVELKRNVKEAWWRAMVIGRSDIVGLDSAILQHPRTWEASGHLQSFTDPLVDCKSCKQRFRADHVGGSRCPECGGELTEARQFNLMFKTFIGPVEDSASTVYLRPETAQGIFLNFANIVDTQRVKLPFGVAQIGKSFRNEITPGNFIFRTREFEQMEMEFFFKPDPQEEKRWFDYWVEQRFNWYTEYGVRREHLRLRPHSTEELSHYSRGTTDVEYLYPFGWGELEGIAKRGSFDLDQHAQYSGRDLTYFDEEARARYRPWVIEPAAGVDRAMLAFLLDAYDEDVVEGEERIVLRLDPRLAPIKVAVLPLLRKGGQPEKAQEVLRMLQRHFPATYDQAGSIGRRYRRQDEVGTPYGVTIDHQTMEDDTVTLRDRDSTGQVRFKIGALAAELTARIGWHR; from the coding sequence ATGGAGAAGCTGGTTAATCTCTGCAAACGGCGCGGCATCGTCTTCCCCGCCAGCGACATCTACGGCGGGCTCGGCTCGACCTGGGACTACGGCCCGCTCGGCGTCGAGCTCAAGCGCAACGTCAAGGAGGCGTGGTGGCGCGCGATGGTGATCGGGCGCAGCGACATTGTCGGCCTCGACAGCGCCATCCTCCAGCATCCGCGCACCTGGGAAGCGTCGGGCCATCTGCAAAGCTTTACCGACCCGCTGGTCGACTGCAAAAGCTGCAAGCAGCGCTTTCGCGCCGATCACGTGGGCGGCAGTCGCTGTCCCGAATGCGGCGGCGAACTGACCGAGGCGCGGCAGTTCAACCTCATGTTCAAGACCTTCATCGGTCCGGTCGAGGACAGCGCGAGCACGGTGTACCTGCGGCCGGAGACCGCGCAGGGCATCTTTCTCAACTTCGCCAATATCGTCGATACCCAGCGGGTCAAGCTACCCTTCGGCGTCGCCCAGATAGGCAAATCGTTCCGCAACGAAATCACTCCTGGCAACTTCATCTTCCGCACCCGCGAGTTCGAGCAGATGGAGATGGAGTTCTTCTTCAAGCCCGATCCGCAAGAGGAGAAGCGATGGTTCGACTACTGGGTCGAGCAGCGCTTCAACTGGTACACGGAGTACGGTGTGCGCCGCGAGCATCTGCGCCTGCGGCCCCATTCGACCGAAGAACTCTCGCACTACTCGCGCGGAACCACCGACGTCGAGTATCTCTACCCGTTCGGCTGGGGCGAGCTGGAGGGCATTGCCAAGCGCGGCAGCTTCGATCTCGACCAGCACGCGCAGTACAGCGGCAGGGACCTGACCTATTTCGACGAGGAGGCCAGGGCACGCTACCGGCCGTGGGTAATCGAGCCCGCCGCCGGTGTCGACCGCGCGATGCTCGCCTTTCTGCTCGATGCCTATGACGAGGATGTCGTCGAGGGCGAGGAGCGGATCGTGTTGCGGCTGGACCCGCGGCTCGCGCCGATCAAGGTCGCGGTGCTGCCGCTGCTGCGCAAAGGCGGGCAGCCGGAGAAGGCGCAGGAGGTATTGCGGATGCTCCAGCGCCATTTCCCGGCGACGTACGATCAGGCCGGCTCGATTGGCCGGCGCTACCGGCGCCAGGACGAGGTTGGCACGCCCTACGGCGTGACGATCGATCATCAGACGATGGAAGACGACACGGTAACGCTGCGCGATCGCGATTCGACCGGGCAGGTGCGCTTCAAGATCGGCGCGCTCGCGGCCGAGCTGACCGCACGCATCGGCTGGCACCGCTAA
- the plsY gene encoding glycerol-3-phosphate 1-O-acyltransferase PlsY yields the protein MLSVALVLLAAYLIGSIPVGVLVGRARGFDPRTVGSGNIGMTNVARAGGKGAAALTFAGDLLKGLIPVEAARIAGFAPEVVALTGLLAFVGAICSVFLGFRGGKGVAASLGVWLAIAPVPVLIALGVFVAVFAAWRTVSLASICASIALPPAVAALGLPRPYVGLAIVMTALVILRHRENIARLLRGEEPSAAKAQLRPE from the coding sequence TTGCTGAGCGTCGCGCTCGTTCTTCTCGCCGCTTACCTGATCGGATCGATCCCCGTCGGCGTGCTGGTTGGACGGGCGCGCGGCTTCGACCCGCGCACGGTCGGCTCGGGCAATATCGGGATGACCAACGTGGCCCGCGCCGGCGGCAAGGGCGCCGCCGCGCTGACTTTCGCCGGCGACCTGCTCAAGGGGCTGATTCCGGTTGAGGCGGCACGGATTGCAGGGTTCGCTCCCGAAGTCGTCGCGCTCACCGGACTGCTCGCCTTTGTCGGCGCGATCTGCTCGGTTTTCCTTGGGTTTAGGGGCGGCAAGGGGGTCGCGGCGTCGCTCGGAGTTTGGCTTGCGATCGCGCCCGTGCCGGTGCTGATCGCGCTTGGCGTCTTCGTCGCCGTCTTCGCGGCCTGGCGCACCGTCTCGCTCGCCTCGATATGCGCATCGATCGCGCTGCCGCCGGCCGTCGCGGCACTCGGCCTGCCGCGCCCGTACGTTGGGCTGGCGATCGTGATGACGGCGCTTGTCATCCTACGCCATCGGGAGAACATCGCGCGCCTGCTGAGAGGCGAGGAGCCAAGCGCCGCTAAGGCGCAGCTTCGACCTGAATGA
- the rsmB gene encoding 16S rRNA (cytosine(967)-C(5))-methyltransferase RsmB, with translation MAAAGGAAGLAARRAACDILVAVETRRAFADVLLGRRLGALAPVDRRLVTRLVLGTLAWRGRLDYELAHICALPLDRLDPTLLAVLRLGLFQMRQLSRVPAHAAVDTAVTLARGARGRGAAGLVNAVLRRAARGALAMPERARDEGAYLSVACSHPRWLVGRFIEWFGVARAEALMAANNEAAPNVVRLNLARGTREEVIARMAADGVEVVPGGCLPETAILAATPDFDAASYREGWFHPQSEASQMVARMLSPAPGATVIDCAAAPGGKATHLAELVGPHGRIVAFDLNLRGLCAARAVAQTLGHRNLDFARADVAAAAPVRPEAAQFVLLDAPCTGTGTLREHPEIRWRLDPDDFRRMALVQRRMLESAATLVRPGGVIVYAVCSLAHDEGPGALRDFLQAHPEFALERPPVAELAPWLASDGTLATSPERGGLDGFYAARMRRCPKG, from the coding sequence TTGGCGGCCGCAGGCGGCGCGGCCGGCCTTGCGGCCCGCCGCGCTGCCTGCGACATCCTCGTCGCCGTCGAGACCCGCCGCGCCTTCGCTGACGTCCTGCTCGGTCGCCGACTCGGCGCGCTCGCGCCGGTCGACCGGCGGCTGGTGACTCGGCTCGTGCTCGGCACGCTCGCCTGGCGCGGCCGGCTGGATTACGAGTTGGCGCACATTTGCGCCCTGCCGTTGGACCGGCTCGATCCGACACTCCTTGCCGTTCTTCGGCTCGGGCTTTTTCAGATGCGCCAGCTTTCGCGCGTGCCCGCGCATGCCGCGGTGGATACCGCCGTTACGCTTGCGCGCGGGGCGCGCGGACGCGGGGCCGCTGGACTCGTCAACGCGGTGCTGCGACGCGCCGCGCGCGGTGCGCTCGCGATGCCGGAACGGGCGCGTGATGAGGGCGCCTACCTCAGCGTCGCCTGCTCGCATCCGCGATGGCTCGTCGGACGCTTCATCGAATGGTTCGGCGTCGCGCGCGCCGAGGCGCTCATGGCGGCCAACAACGAGGCTGCACCCAATGTCGTGCGCCTCAACCTCGCGCGCGGAACGCGCGAGGAGGTTATCGCGCGGATGGCGGCCGACGGTGTGGAGGTCGTGCCTGGCGGCTGCCTGCCCGAGACAGCGATCCTCGCGGCGACGCCGGATTTTGACGCCGCGTCGTATCGCGAGGGATGGTTCCATCCGCAATCGGAGGCATCACAGATGGTCGCCCGGATGCTGTCGCCCGCGCCGGGGGCGACCGTCATCGATTGCGCTGCCGCGCCCGGCGGCAAGGCGACTCATCTCGCGGAGCTGGTCGGCCCGCACGGGCGCATCGTCGCCTTCGACCTCAATCTGCGCGGGCTTTGCGCGGCGCGCGCCGTAGCCCAAACCCTCGGCCATCGCAACCTCGACTTCGCTCGCGCCGATGTCGCGGCGGCTGCGCCGGTGCGGCCGGAGGCCGCCCAATTCGTTCTTCTCGACGCACCGTGCACGGGAACCGGCACGCTGCGCGAGCATCCAGAGATACGATGGCGCCTGGACCCGGACGACTTCCGGCGGATGGCCCTCGTTCAGCGCCGAATGCTGGAAAGCGCCGCGACGCTCGTCCGCCCGGGCGGGGTTATTGTCTATGCGGTGTGCAGCCTCGCACACGACGAGGGGCCGGGCGCACTGCGCGATTTTCTCCAAGCCCATCCGGAGTTCGCGCTCGAACGTCCGCCGGTAGCAGAGCTCGCGCCCTGGCTTGCCTCGGACGGGACGCTTGCTACCAGCCCCGAGCGCGGCGGGCTTGACGGCTTTTACGCCGCCCGGATGCGCCGTTGTCCCAAGGGGTGA
- the rpe gene encoding ribulose-phosphate 3-epimerase yields the protein MAFEHKIAPSILSADFARLGEEIRRVEEAGADLIHFDVMDGHFVPNLSIGVPVLKSVRKITRLPLDAHLMISDPARYLDAFVEAGANLISVHAEVCEDLGEIAGRIRALGARASVAINPETPPDRVLAAAAHLDMILVMSVHPGFGGQGFIPDSLEKLRTVRREIERRRLEVDIEVDGGIKVDNIAAVAQAGANVFVSGSGIFGRGDYRRIIADMRERAARA from the coding sequence ATGGCCTTCGAACACAAGATTGCGCCGTCGATCCTGTCGGCCGATTTCGCGCGGCTGGGCGAGGAGATCCGCCGCGTCGAGGAGGCCGGCGCGGACCTGATCCACTTCGACGTGATGGACGGCCATTTCGTGCCCAACCTGTCGATCGGCGTGCCGGTGCTAAAGTCGGTGCGCAAGATTACCCGGCTCCCGCTCGACGCCCATCTGATGATCTCCGATCCCGCCCGCTACCTCGACGCTTTCGTCGAGGCCGGCGCCAACTTGATCTCGGTGCATGCCGAGGTCTGCGAAGACCTGGGCGAAATCGCCGGCCGGATCCGCGCCCTCGGCGCGCGCGCTTCGGTCGCGATCAATCCCGAGACGCCGCCCGATCGCGTGCTCGCGGCCGCCGCGCATCTGGACATGATTCTCGTGATGAGCGTGCATCCGGGCTTCGGTGGCCAAGGCTTCATCCCCGATAGCCTCGAGAAGCTGCGCACGGTGCGGCGCGAGATTGAGCGCCGCCGGCTCGAGGTGGACATTGAGGTTGACGGCGGGATCAAGGTCGACAATATTGCGGCGGTGGCCCAAGCGGGAGCCAACGTTTTCGTCTCCGGCTCGGGGATTTTCGGCCGCGGCGACTACCGCAGGATAATCGCGGACATGCGCGAGCGCGCGGCGCGCGCCTGA
- a CDS encoding YfcE family phosphodiesterase encodes MRIGLISDTHIPEACEHLPAAVFEAFSGVDLVMHAGDVYVSRVLDELARIAPVLAALGNGDEGQGGHRFRLEPDERVRLAHVLEVEGVRVGLAHALPTPDETSQSVFERAMREYFGGPVDVLVMGHSHIEGVVRFGATLVVNPGSATLPHNLVDVPGTVGVLEIGPGGALSAKIIRLGGKSA; translated from the coding sequence ATGCGAATCGGGCTAATCTCCGACACCCATATTCCCGAGGCATGCGAACATCTGCCCGCCGCGGTGTTTGAAGCATTCAGCGGCGTCGACCTCGTGATGCATGCGGGCGACGTTTACGTCAGCCGCGTCCTCGATGAACTGGCCCGCATCGCGCCGGTCCTTGCGGCACTTGGCAACGGCGACGAGGGCCAGGGCGGCCATCGCTTCCGGCTGGAGCCCGACGAGCGCGTGCGCCTCGCGCACGTGCTCGAAGTCGAGGGCGTGCGGGTGGGGCTTGCGCATGCCTTGCCGACGCCGGACGAGACCTCGCAGTCGGTTTTCGAGCGGGCGATGCGCGAGTATTTCGGCGGCCCGGTGGACGTCCTGGTGATGGGTCACAGCCATATTGAAGGTGTCGTGCGCTTCGGTGCGACCCTGGTGGTCAACCCGGGCAGCGCGACGTTGCCGCACAATCTGGTCGACGTCCCGGGCACCGTCGGCGTGCTCGAGATCGGCCCGGGCGGCGCGCTCTCGGCCAAAATCATCCGGCTCGGCGGGAAGAGCGCATAG